ACTGGCTTTTCTTCTTCACGCCAATTAAAATCTTTCAGTTTTTTCTGAGGCTCCCGGATTTCATGTGGAGGTATAAATGAGGCCTCAGGTTTAATATAGAATGAAATGTTATCTGCCTTGTTTTCCTTAAACTTGATCAACATATAGCTGCAGATTATTTTATTGAGCCCCACAAGGTATGATTCCGTTTCATCCAGTGCATAAAAAAGACTTTCCCCGTTTCCATTGACATCAACCTTCTGAATGTTGCCTTTGTTAAAATGAGCCACCATAGTGCGCCCTTTGATCTGGTTGAAGTTACTTATACTATCTTTGGATATGACGAAGGAATTAACCGACATATTTAACTTGTCAATGGAGTTGTTGGCAATCTCCACATTGATCGAGTCTGCTGTCATCTGATTTCCGGAAGACCATAACACGGGATCATTATAGAAATAGATAATAGAGTCTGCAGTTACATAAGCCAGGGAATCTGCACGGCCTTGCAGATCCGATTTGAAAATTTTCACATTGTTGTAAGCAAGCAATCTTTTTTTAGAAGGATCGTCGCTTTCGATGGCTACCAATGTATCTGCTGTCAGGTACATGGTATCCTGTTCCATTATTTTTTTCATGAGTGCCCGGCCAAAGACTTTGGCTATTCCTTTATCTTTTTGATAGAAACTTCGGTCCCCGGTTATTATTATATCCTGCTCTTTGGATATCATCTCCACATTACCTACTGCCCTGTAGTATTTTCTAAGATCGTCGAGGAACAGGTTGTCCCCCTCTAGGAAGTATGACCTCGTTTCGATTTGCCCGATGTTCAGGTCAGATTTTTTAATTTTGGTATCATACTGGCCTTCCTCGTAGTTAAAAACATTGCCCTCCACATCTGTTAACTCCGTTGGTGCCCGGAAGTACACAATGTTGGTTTTAGTGTTATACTGAAGTGTATCAGACATCAGGGTGTAATCAGGATTTTTGCCCACCACATCTGATTTAAATGATGCCATATTGGTATTGACCTGATAGTACCCTTTTTTACTGGTTAGTACATTGGTGCTGTCTACAAGCCTTCCTCCATTGTAATACCGTGCTTCCTGTTGGTTTCTGTAGTAATCAAGGAAATCGGTATATAGTGTAACCCGGCCCTTTTTTACAAATACTACATTTTCACGGAGTTTGGCTTCCTTTTTATCCCCCTCATAGATCAGCTTTTTTGCAGTGATCACCACCGAGTCGCCCTCAGTAATTTTTACATGGCCAAAAGCTTCCATGTAGTTTCTTTTGCTATAAAAATGCACGGAGTCGCTATATATAGTAGTCTCGTTTTGTTCGAAGATCACATCACCAACGAACCGGTCGAAGCGCTCACCTTCTTTATTGATACCACCAAATAGTTTATCGGCCTGCTTCATTTTTACCTTCTTTTGAGCAAAGCCTGTGCTTCCGGAAAGTATGGCCAATCCTATAACTAGTGCTATTTTAAGTGTTATTTTCATTTATTATATCCTGGTATTTTAGCAAACAGCCGGAATGCTTAATCATATAAAATTAATATGTTTGTCAGTAGGCATTCTTCAATTTGCATTAGCAGCCTCAAAATTAAATAAAAAAGCCCGTGCACCGATGGTTAAAGATTTTTTAGATTTCATCTCCACCAATAATTTATGCGATACAGGTGATAAAGTCCTTTTGACAGTAAGCGGTGGAGTGGATTCTATAGTTTTGGTTAGGCTATTCAAGGATGCTGGTTTTAATTTTGCCATTGCCCACTGCAACTTCCAACTTCGTGGGATCGAATCCGACAGTGATGAAGCCTTTGTGAGGGAACTGGCCCGGTTAAATAATGTGTCATGTTTTGTTCGATCTTTTGATACCAAAAATTATGCCGCAATGCATAGTGTTTCTACACAAATGGCTGCCCGCGATTTGCGCTATGCATGGTTTGCCGATTTGGTAGCAGAGCATGGTATCAAATATATCGCTACAGCACATCATTTGGACGATAGCCTTGAAACCGTATTATTTAACCTGACCAAAGGAACTGGTATTTCAGGCGTTCGGGGTATTCTGCCCAAGCAGAATAATCTGATCCGCCCTTTGCTGTTTGCCTCCAAAGATGATATTCTAAGTTACGCCAGAAATAACCGCTTACAATGGAGGGAAGACAGTAGTAACGAATCAACGAAATACAGCAGGAACCTGATCCGACATGAGGTAATACCTGTGCTGAAAAAGATAAACCCTTCATTAATATCTACTTTCATT
This region of Fulvivirga ulvae genomic DNA includes:
- the tilS gene encoding tRNA lysidine(34) synthetase TilS, with protein sequence MSVGILQFALAASKLNKKARAPMVKDFLDFISTNNLCDTGDKVLLTVSGGVDSIVLVRLFKDAGFNFAIAHCNFQLRGIESDSDEAFVRELARLNNVSCFVRSFDTKNYAAMHSVSTQMAARDLRYAWFADLVAEHGIKYIATAHHLDDSLETVLFNLTKGTGISGVRGILPKQNNLIRPLLFASKDDILSYARNNRLQWREDSSNESTKYSRNLIRHEVIPVLKKINPSLISTFIQTRQRLEDAEKVLIQKVHQVRNEGLSFQGEDVYVPKEAIGGQPATVVEELLKPYGFNWQQVQEVLGGLDGLAGKVFLSASHQLNIDRSHLIISPLKGEVGEEYIESHDEYAGNKVIKLRCYRSDDVNHLLRKKNEASLDFDRLNFPLKLRKWKIGDTFCPLGMRGKKKVSDFMIDEKIPLNLKERVCVIESAGEVVWVVGHRVDDRFKVRPDTKRIFNMVMLQND
- a CDS encoding OstA-like protein, coding for MKITLKIALVIGLAILSGSTGFAQKKVKMKQADKLFGGINKEGERFDRFVGDVIFEQNETTIYSDSVHFYSKRNYMEAFGHVKITEGDSVVITAKKLIYEGDKKEAKLRENVVFVKKGRVTLYTDFLDYYRNQQEARYYNGGRLVDSTNVLTSKKGYYQVNTNMASFKSDVVGKNPDYTLMSDTLQYNTKTNIVYFRAPTELTDVEGNVFNYEEGQYDTKIKKSDLNIGQIETRSYFLEGDNLFLDDLRKYYRAVGNVEMISKEQDIIITGDRSFYQKDKGIAKVFGRALMKKIMEQDTMYLTADTLVAIESDDPSKKRLLAYNNVKIFKSDLQGRADSLAYVTADSIIYFYNDPVLWSSGNQMTADSINVEIANNSIDKLNMSVNSFVISKDSISNFNQIKGRTMVAHFNKGNIQKVDVNGNGESLFYALDETESYLVGLNKIICSYMLIKFKENKADNISFYIKPEASFIPPHEIREPQKKLKDFNWREEEKPVKQEMLESTILAQQKPQQTIEKAPRQTFDETGILKPDNNDNE